One genomic region from Panthera tigris isolate Pti1 chromosome D1, P.tigris_Pti1_mat1.1, whole genome shotgun sequence encodes:
- the LOC122231341 gene encoding olfactory receptor 688-like, translated as MDTTLSITNSSRLQVSEFILVGLPGIHEWQHWLSLPLALLYILALIANILILITIQHEPSLHQPMYQLLGILAIVDIGLATTIMPKILAILWFDAKAISLHECFAQIYAIHTFMGMESGIFLCMAVDRYVAICYPLQYSSIVNEASVIKATLSMVLRNGLLTIPLPVLAAQRHYCSGNEIDHCLCSSLGVTSLACDDATINRVYQLALAWVTLGGDMGLVFASYALIVRSVLRLNSAEATSKALSTCSSHLILIVFFYTAVIVLSVTHLAGRKVPFIPVLFNVLHNVMPPAFNPMVYALRTQELRVGFQRVLGLGENVSRK; from the coding sequence ATGGATACCACCCTGAGTATAACCAATAGCTCAAGGCTTCAAGTGTCTGAGTTCATCCTGGTGGGGCTCCCAGGCATTCATGAGTGGCAGCActggctctccctgcccctggctctgCTCTACATCTTAGCTCTCATTGCCAACATCCTCATCTTGATCACCATCCAACATGAGCCTTCCCTGCACCAGCCCATGTATCAGCTCCTTGGCATCTTGGCTATCGTGGACATTGGCCTGGCTACCACCATCATGCCCAAGATCCTGGCCATTCTCTGGTTTGATGCCAAGGCCATCAGCCTCCACGAGTGCTTTGCTCAGATCTATGCTATCCATACTTTCATGGGAATGGAGTCAGGCATCTTCCTCTGCATGGCTGTGGATAGATATGTAGCCATTTGCTACCCCCTTCAGTACTCCTCCATAGTCAATGAGGCTTCTGTGATCAAAGCCACCCTGTCCATGGTGCTGAGGAATGGCCTGTTGACCATCCCACTGCCTGTACTGGCTGCCCAGCGACACTACTGCTCCGGAAATGAAATTGACCACTGTCTGTGCTCTAGTTTGGGGGTCACTAGTCTGGCCTGTGATGACGCCACTATTAACAGAGTATACCAGTTGGCCTTGGCATGGGTTACACTTGGGGGTGACATGGGTCTGGTCTTTGCTTCCTATGCTTTGATTGTTCGCTCAGTGCTGAGGCTGAACTCCGCTGAAGCAACATCAAAGGCCCTGAGTACCTGCAGCTCCCATCTCATCCTCATTGTCTTCTTCTACACAGCCGTTATTGTGCTGTCTGTCACCCACCTGGCAGGAAGAAAGGTCCCCTTCATCCCTGTTCTCTTCAACGTGCTGCATAATGTTATGCCCCCAGCCTTTAACCCCATGGTGTATGCCCTCCGGACCCAGGAGCTGAGAGTGGGCTTCCAGAGGGTGCTTGGTTTGGGTGAGAATGTGTCCAGGAAGTGA